The following coding sequences are from one Leguminivora glycinivorella isolate SPB_JAAS2020 chromosome 7, LegGlyc_1.1, whole genome shotgun sequence window:
- the LOC125228182 gene encoding ribosomal protein S6 kinase beta-1 isoform X2, with amino-acid sequence MSSYMAGVFDLDLDVDPDTVNVGDSDEDDIIEVDEVDYEPELHVNSIVEQEGSETIQLSEDNVNPGQCKRLGPQDFELRKVLGKGGYGKVFQVRKITGADAGAHFAMKVLKKASIVRNQKDTAHTKAERNILEAVKHPFIVELVYAFQTGGKLYLILEYLSGGELFMHLEREGIFLEDTACFYLSEIILALEHLHSLGIIYRDLKPENVLLDAQGHVKLTDFGLCKEHIQEGIVTHTFCGTIEYMAPEILTRSGHGKAVDWWSLGALMYDMLIGQPPFTGDNRTKTIEKILKGKLMLPAYLTQDARELIRRLMKRSETQRLGAAGAQAVRGHAFFKHVNWEDVFSRRLEPPIKPRLTGEDDVSQFDTRFTLQTPIDSPDESTLSESANLMFQGFTYVAPSVMDEIHKPRVITARSPRRPRPHHHAAFAVPLASTAHQPEDLMDVQGLPI; translated from the exons ATGTCATCATATATGGCAGGTGTTTTTGATTTGGATTTAGATGTGGATCCTGATACTGTAAACGTTGGAGATTCCGACGAAGACGATATTATTGAAGTCGATGAG GTCGATTACGAACCCGAATTACACGTGAATAGCATTGTTga GCAAGAAGGCTCTGAGACTATTCAATTATCTGAAGACAATGTTAACCCAGGTCAATGCAAACGCCTTGGTCCTCAAGATTTCGAACTACGTAAAGTTTTGGGAAAGGGTGGATATGGCAAAGTGTTCCAAGTGCGAAAAATAACAGGTGCTGATGCTGGTGCACATTTTGCTATGAAAGTGCTCAAAAAAGCTTCCATAGTTCGAAATCAGAAAGACACAGCACACACAAAAGCGGAGAGAAATATTTTGGAAGCTGTAAAG CACCCATTTATAGTGGAATTAGTATATGCTTTCCAAACAGGTGGTAAACTATACTTAATATTAGAATACCTAAGTGGTGGCGAGCTATTTATGCACCTTGAGAGAGAAGGGATTTTCCTAGAGGACACAGCTTG cTTTTATTTATCAGAAATTATATTGGCACTGGAACATTTACATAGTTTAGGCATAATTTATCGTGATTTGAAACCAGAAAATGTTCTATTGGATGCCCAAGGCCATGTAAAACTTACAGATTTTGGATTATGTAAAGAACATATTCAGGAGGGTATTGTCACACATACATTCTGCGGTACCATTGAATATAT GGCACCGGAGATCCTAACAAGGAGTGGTCATGGAAAAGCCGTAGATTGGTGGAGTCTGGGAGCACTTATGTATGACATGCTCATTGGACAG CCTCCATTCACCGGCGACAATCGTACAAAAACCATAGAGAAAATATTAAAGGGTAAACTAATGCTGCCAGCCTACCTCACACAAGACGCTCGCGAGCTGATCCGTCGCCTCATGAAGCGATCGGAGACTCAACGTCTGGGCGCCGCAGGCGCTCAGGCAGTACGCGGTCACGCCTTCTTCAAACATGTCAACTGGGAGGACGTCTTCTCTCGCAGACTGGAACCTCCTATTAAACCTAGACTG acTGGTGAAGACGATGTCTCACAATTCGACACCCGGTTCACACTGCAGACGCCTATCGATTCGCCAGATGAGTCGACACTTAGCGAAAGTGCCAACCTCATGTTCCAG GGCTTCACAtacgtggcgccatctgtcatggACGAGATTCACAAGCCGCGCGTGATCACGGCGCGCTCGCCGCGGCGCCCGCGCCCGCACCACCACGCCGCGTTCGCCGTGCCGCTCGCCTCCACCGCGCACCAGCCGGAGGACCTCATGGATGTACAAGGTCTACCTATATA G
- the LOC125228182 gene encoding ribosomal protein S6 kinase beta-1 isoform X1: MSSYMAGVFDLDLDVDPDTVNVGDSDEDDIIEVDEVDYEPELHVNSIVEQEGSETIQLSEDNVNPGQCKRLGPQDFELRKVLGKGGYGKVFQVRKITGADAGAHFAMKVLKKASIVRNQKDTAHTKAERNILEAVKHPFIVELVYAFQTGGKLYLILEYLSGGELFMHLEREGIFLEDTACFYLSEIILALEHLHSLGIIYRDLKPENVLLDAQGHVKLTDFGLCKEHIQEGIVTHTFCGTIEYMAPEILTRSGHGKAVDWWSLGALMYDMLIGQPPFTGDNRTKTIEKILKGKLMLPAYLTQDARELIRRLMKRSETQRLGAAGAQAVRGHAFFKHVNWEDVFSRRLEPPIKPRLTGEDDVSQFDTRFTLQTPIDSPDESTLSESANLMFQGFTYVAPSVMDEIHKPRVITARSPRRPRPHHHAAFAVPLASTAHQPEDLMDVQGLPIYK, from the exons ATGTCATCATATATGGCAGGTGTTTTTGATTTGGATTTAGATGTGGATCCTGATACTGTAAACGTTGGAGATTCCGACGAAGACGATATTATTGAAGTCGATGAG GTCGATTACGAACCCGAATTACACGTGAATAGCATTGTTga GCAAGAAGGCTCTGAGACTATTCAATTATCTGAAGACAATGTTAACCCAGGTCAATGCAAACGCCTTGGTCCTCAAGATTTCGAACTACGTAAAGTTTTGGGAAAGGGTGGATATGGCAAAGTGTTCCAAGTGCGAAAAATAACAGGTGCTGATGCTGGTGCACATTTTGCTATGAAAGTGCTCAAAAAAGCTTCCATAGTTCGAAATCAGAAAGACACAGCACACACAAAAGCGGAGAGAAATATTTTGGAAGCTGTAAAG CACCCATTTATAGTGGAATTAGTATATGCTTTCCAAACAGGTGGTAAACTATACTTAATATTAGAATACCTAAGTGGTGGCGAGCTATTTATGCACCTTGAGAGAGAAGGGATTTTCCTAGAGGACACAGCTTG cTTTTATTTATCAGAAATTATATTGGCACTGGAACATTTACATAGTTTAGGCATAATTTATCGTGATTTGAAACCAGAAAATGTTCTATTGGATGCCCAAGGCCATGTAAAACTTACAGATTTTGGATTATGTAAAGAACATATTCAGGAGGGTATTGTCACACATACATTCTGCGGTACCATTGAATATAT GGCACCGGAGATCCTAACAAGGAGTGGTCATGGAAAAGCCGTAGATTGGTGGAGTCTGGGAGCACTTATGTATGACATGCTCATTGGACAG CCTCCATTCACCGGCGACAATCGTACAAAAACCATAGAGAAAATATTAAAGGGTAAACTAATGCTGCCAGCCTACCTCACACAAGACGCTCGCGAGCTGATCCGTCGCCTCATGAAGCGATCGGAGACTCAACGTCTGGGCGCCGCAGGCGCTCAGGCAGTACGCGGTCACGCCTTCTTCAAACATGTCAACTGGGAGGACGTCTTCTCTCGCAGACTGGAACCTCCTATTAAACCTAGACTG acTGGTGAAGACGATGTCTCACAATTCGACACCCGGTTCACACTGCAGACGCCTATCGATTCGCCAGATGAGTCGACACTTAGCGAAAGTGCCAACCTCATGTTCCAG GGCTTCACAtacgtggcgccatctgtcatggACGAGATTCACAAGCCGCGCGTGATCACGGCGCGCTCGCCGCGGCGCCCGCGCCCGCACCACCACGCCGCGTTCGCCGTGCCGCTCGCCTCCACCGCGCACCAGCCGGAGGACCTCATGGATGTACAAGGTCTACCTATATA cAAGTGA
- the LOC125228183 gene encoding RPA-interacting protein-like, whose protein sequence is MNSPSSRCPLNSPSAGSPSYRHITLKHKHSPIELKEKMRKTYKDKVQNCRNMLLNRLRGTETDLRETLTDIYKSMFSFSADTTITDEENIIMEEIRNELVQEELQWWLEEHEKSQTENVDWSTIEQEDNVICPVCQKVNLKLDFGTLTCLLCKFNIQTQKSLIEIKKSLNSCIEAHGTLCNNQVLFTNVTEVNESHIYLICDSCMEMRVVV, encoded by the exons ATGAATTCTCCTAGTTCGAGATGTCCGTTGAATTCTCCTAGTGCAGGATCTCCCTCATATCGGCATATTACTTTAAAGCACAAACATTCTCCAATTGAACTGAAAGAAAAGATGAGGAAG acTTATAAAGATAAAGTTCAAAACTGTCGAAATATGCTTCTGAACAGGCTCCGTGGCACTGAGACTGACTTACGGGAAACATTGACCGATATCTATAAGAGTATGTTTAGCTTTTCTGCGGACACAACGATCACAGatgaagaaaatattataatggaAGAAATACGGAATGAATTGGTTCAGGAAGAATTACAGTG GTGGCTGGAAGAACATGAAAAATCACAAACTGAAAATGTAGACTGGTCTACAATAGAACAGGAAGACAATGTTATTTGCCCAGTGTGTcaaaaagttaacttaaaacTTGATTTTGGCACTTTGACATGTTTGCTATGCAAATTTAATATTCAAACACAAAAGTCTTTAAtagaaataaagaaatcgctGAATAGCTGTATTGAAGCACATGGCACTCTATGTAATAATCAAGTCCTGTTTACTAATGTCACTGAAGTAAATGAGAGTCATATTTACCTAATTTGTGACAGCTGTATGGAAATGCGGGTAGTGGTATAA